The Algoriphagus sp. TR-M9 genome has a window encoding:
- a CDS encoding ABC transporter ATP-binding protein — translation MNVIKTVNLRKMYATEEVETTALDSIQIEIKKGEFVAIMGPSGCGKSTLLNILGLLDNPDDGEYHFLDQEVAKFSERKRSSLRKGNIGFVFQSFNLIDELTVFENVELPLLYLKIPTDERKKRVEEVLTRMNIMHRRNHFPQQLSGGQQQRVAIARAIVAKPSVILADEPTGNLDSTNGEEVMRLLEELNNEGTTIVMVTHSPHDANYAHRIINLFDGKVVTENIREQFHV, via the coding sequence ATGAACGTCATCAAAACCGTCAATCTCAGAAAAATGTACGCTACCGAGGAGGTGGAAACCACTGCATTGGACAGCATACAGATCGAAATCAAAAAAGGTGAATTCGTCGCTATTATGGGGCCCTCAGGCTGTGGGAAATCCACCTTGCTGAATATCCTGGGCCTACTCGATAATCCTGACGATGGGGAATACCATTTCTTGGATCAGGAAGTAGCCAAATTCTCGGAGCGCAAAAGGTCATCCCTTAGAAAAGGTAACATTGGCTTTGTATTCCAGAGCTTTAACCTGATCGATGAACTGACGGTATTCGAAAATGTGGAACTTCCACTTTTGTACTTAAAAATCCCAACTGATGAGCGCAAAAAACGAGTGGAAGAGGTGCTTACCCGAATGAACATCATGCACAGAAGAAACCACTTCCCGCAGCAGCTTTCCGGTGGTCAGCAGCAGCGTGTGGCTATCGCCAGAGCTATTGTAGCGAAGCCTTCTGTGATCCTTGCCGATGAACCTACAGGTAACCTGGATTCTACCAATGGCGAAGAGGTGATGCGTCTTCTCGAAGAACTGAATAACGAAGGAACAACCATCGTAATGGTAACTCACTCTCCCCATGATGCCAACTACGCTCACCGAATCATCAATCTCTTCGATGGTAAAGTGGTGACAGAGAATATCCGGGAGCAGTTTCACGTGTAG
- a CDS encoding AAA family ATPase, with amino-acid sequence MENTELTAYKELVAKIPQLKKEIAKVIVGQESVIEEIIITLLAGGHCLLEGVPGLAKTLMVNSLSQGMELNFKRIQFTPDLMPGDILGTEILEEDHETGKKFFQFNRGPIFANMVLADEINRTPPKTQAALLEAMQEKVVTYGGQHHPLPAPFLIIATQNPIEQAGTYPLPEAQLDRFLLYIKLGYPSEQEELDVLEKTTGTYKGKPDVVFTSADIQHLQKLTREVHIDSQLLVYINKLIRATRPNHSEIQSVIDYVEWGAGTRAGQALILCAKARALVKGRYAVTPDDIKTLAFPVLRHRLSLHFRAEAENIQPDAVITKILEALPIHAGK; translated from the coding sequence TTGGAAAACACAGAATTAACAGCCTATAAAGAGTTGGTGGCGAAGATCCCCCAACTCAAAAAAGAAATAGCTAAAGTCATCGTCGGTCAGGAATCTGTGATTGAAGAAATCATCATTACGCTTCTGGCAGGAGGACATTGCCTGTTGGAAGGTGTGCCGGGCTTGGCAAAGACCCTGATGGTAAATTCCCTTTCGCAGGGAATGGAGCTGAACTTTAAGCGAATTCAATTTACGCCGGATTTGATGCCTGGAGATATTTTGGGTACCGAAATCCTGGAAGAAGACCACGAGACAGGGAAGAAGTTCTTCCAGTTCAACCGGGGACCAATCTTCGCCAATATGGTGCTGGCTGATGAGATCAACAGAACTCCTCCTAAAACTCAGGCAGCACTTCTGGAAGCCATGCAGGAGAAGGTGGTGACCTATGGAGGACAGCATCATCCGCTACCAGCTCCATTTTTGATCATAGCGACGCAAAACCCCATAGAACAAGCCGGAACTTACCCACTGCCCGAAGCACAGCTGGATCGCTTTCTTTTGTACATCAAACTAGGCTATCCCTCCGAGCAGGAGGAGCTGGATGTGTTGGAAAAGACGACGGGCACTTACAAGGGGAAACCAGACGTAGTATTCACCAGTGCGGATATCCAGCACTTACAAAAGCTGACTAGAGAGGTTCACATAGATTCTCAATTGCTGGTTTACATCAATAAGTTAATTCGAGCTACACGGCCTAATCATTCAGAAATACAGTCAGTTATAGATTATGTAGAATGGGGTGCGGGAACCCGGGCCGGACAAGCATTGATACTTTGTGCCAAAGCCAGAGCCTTGGTGAAAGGTCGCTATGCTGTCACTCCTGATGACATCAAAACACTTGCTTTTCCAGTCTTAAGACATAGACTTTCCCTGCACTTCCGGGCAGAGGCAGAGAATATTCAGCCGGACGCAGTCATCACGAAAATCCTCGAAGCACTCCCGATCCATGCAGGCAAGTAA
- a CDS encoding DUF58 domain-containing protein has translation MQASNLEIIKLNNLKLAAKIISEQLKNGIHLGKRVGAGSEFEQYRYYEPGDDPKRIDWKYFSRSGKHMIKEAQTESHLHIRMMLDLSGSMNYEENGIKRLAYAKNLLASLAYLAHQQGDSLSYFTCQDGRVEQKVSATPKAFQRILYFLEGETAAGSWPVTKQVFPVLKSKQKELIILVSDFLQKDNEWLHIVEQMRHPKKEIVLFQILGEQEEKFNLRGSFRFQDLESDRSIILDGKAIEKNYNDSINNYLSEFKKSLLLPQVHLIQVRLSDSIAGVLSAFLSQRSLS, from the coding sequence ATGCAGGCAAGTAATCTGGAAATCATCAAACTCAATAACCTCAAGCTGGCCGCCAAGATCATCAGCGAGCAGCTCAAGAATGGTATTCACCTGGGCAAGCGGGTGGGTGCAGGTTCTGAGTTTGAGCAATACAGGTACTACGAGCCGGGAGACGATCCCAAACGGATCGACTGGAAGTACTTTTCCAGATCTGGTAAACACATGATCAAAGAGGCCCAAACCGAGAGTCATTTGCATATCCGTATGATGCTTGATCTGTCTGGATCGATGAACTATGAGGAGAATGGAATCAAGCGCTTAGCATACGCTAAAAACCTGCTTGCCTCCCTTGCTTACCTGGCACATCAACAGGGCGATTCTTTGAGCTACTTCACCTGCCAGGATGGAAGGGTGGAACAAAAGGTCTCAGCAACTCCCAAAGCATTTCAACGCATACTTTATTTTTTGGAAGGGGAGACTGCTGCAGGTTCTTGGCCTGTGACCAAGCAGGTGTTCCCGGTTTTGAAAAGTAAGCAGAAGGAATTGATAATTCTGGTTTCTGACTTTTTGCAAAAGGACAATGAGTGGCTGCACATAGTAGAGCAAATGCGCCATCCCAAGAAGGAAATCGTATTGTTCCAAATCTTAGGAGAGCAGGAGGAAAAGTTTAACCTGAGGGGGAGTTTTAGGTTTCAGGATTTGGAGTCCGATAGGTCCATTATATTAGATGGAAAAGCGATAGAAAAAAACTATAATGATTCTATAAATAACTATTTATCAGAATTTAAAAAGTCTTTACTTCTACCTCAGGTTCATTTGATTCAAGTGCGATTGTCAGACTCAATCGCTGGGGTACTCAGTGCATTTTTGTCCCAAAGATCCCTATCCTGA
- a CDS encoding efflux RND transporter periplasmic adaptor subunit, with translation MDRKIQKKTWTPRKIAWIIGGVVLVAGIIYQIGFADHRSTMNVEKDRLSIATVSKGEFTDYILVSGQIEPAQTFYLDAVEGGMVAQLVRESGALVEVGDTILIMNNSNLQLDVMQRETMLYEQINNLRQTRLFLDQNDLSQQGQLAEIDYQISLLEPQYKRFKELHEKKLVSDREFEEVAEQYEYNLKRRELTYASYKSDSIARSYQLQQLRQSENRMNASLEGVGQILNNLVIKAPIAGQLAMEQIEVGQAINSGERYGQIDVLDEFKVRVPIDELYLPRIGQGLRGKFTLSGVDHELEIMKIYPTITNGRFEVDMKFTGESPRGIRRGQSVRIRLELGDSEQSLLLPTGGFFKDTGGNWVFVINSAGNAEKRNIRLGRKNPEYYEVLEGLVEGEKVIISGYENFGDNEVLEMR, from the coding sequence ATGGATAGAAAAATACAAAAGAAGACCTGGACACCCAGGAAGATTGCATGGATTATCGGCGGAGTAGTATTAGTGGCCGGGATTATATACCAAATCGGGTTTGCTGACCATAGATCCACCATGAATGTGGAGAAAGATCGTCTCAGCATAGCCACAGTGAGCAAGGGTGAATTTACCGACTACATCTTGGTGTCCGGACAGATAGAACCGGCTCAGACTTTTTACCTGGATGCGGTAGAAGGTGGCATGGTAGCCCAGCTGGTACGTGAATCCGGTGCATTGGTGGAAGTAGGAGATACCATTTTGATCATGAACAATTCGAATCTCCAACTGGATGTGATGCAGCGGGAAACTATGCTGTACGAACAAATCAACAATCTCCGTCAGACCCGTCTGTTTCTGGATCAAAACGACCTGAGTCAGCAAGGTCAACTGGCAGAGATCGATTACCAGATCAGTTTGCTTGAGCCCCAATACAAGCGTTTTAAGGAGCTACACGAAAAGAAACTGGTATCAGATAGGGAGTTTGAGGAAGTGGCGGAGCAGTACGAGTACAATCTTAAAAGGAGAGAATTGACTTATGCCTCTTATAAAAGTGACTCCATAGCCAGATCTTATCAACTGCAGCAGCTGCGGCAATCCGAGAATAGAATGAATGCTTCCTTGGAAGGGGTGGGGCAGATTTTGAATAATCTGGTGATCAAAGCTCCTATCGCAGGGCAGCTTGCCATGGAGCAGATAGAAGTAGGTCAGGCGATCAATTCAGGTGAGCGGTATGGGCAGATCGATGTGCTGGATGAATTTAAAGTACGAGTACCCATAGACGAATTGTATCTGCCGAGAATCGGACAGGGCCTGAGGGGAAAGTTTACGCTGAGCGGTGTGGATCATGAACTGGAAATCATGAAAATCTACCCTACCATTACCAATGGTCGCTTCGAAGTGGACATGAAGTTCACCGGTGAAAGTCCCCGAGGCATACGTCGTGGGCAAAGTGTACGGATCCGACTCGAGCTGGGTGACAGTGAGCAAAGTCTGCTATTGCCAACTGGAGGTTTCTTTAAGGACACCGGAGGAAATTGGGTTTTTGTGATCAATTCCGCAGGAAACGCAGAAAAGAGAAACATCAGATTGGGAAGAAAAAATCCCGAGTATTACGAAGTACTGGAAGGACTGGTCGAGGGAGAAAAAGTCATCATCAGCGGTTACGAAAACTTTGGGGATAATGAGGTGCTGGAGATGAGGTAG
- a CDS encoding four helix bundle protein — MRRAVDSIALNIAEGSIGQTNPEQGRFVGYSLRSLAEVVTCLYKAKRRKYTGETEFKKHYSECYNLMNMIIGFKNAIK, encoded by the coding sequence ATTCGAAGAGCTGTAGATTCAATAGCACTTAATATCGCTGAAGGTTCAATTGGTCAGACTAACCCAGAACAAGGAAGATTTGTTGGCTATTCTTTAAGGTCTTTGGCGGAGGTAGTTACATGTTTATATAAAGCAAAAAGAAGAAAATATACAGGAGAAACAGAGTTCAAAAAACACTATTCTGAATGCTATAATCTCATGAACATGATTATAGGGTTTAAGAATGCCATTAAATAA
- a CDS encoding sensor histidine kinase, producing the protein MVYKRFSIGVTLRILGIIVSLFIGLWMYFRQGLWLAPAILGILALAQVLELIYYVNSVNHKLARFLDSIRYADFSSSFTSDSKMGESFKEVNMSFNEVMEVFKQTRAEKEEQMLFLQVIIQHINTGIISFNAEGKIGVINNAAKHLLQIPQFRDISDLAKLSKELLEKVLEMKPGQRISKKVNSSLHLIIQSTSLKMGGQSWTLLSLQNINAELQSNELEAWQNLTKVLRHEIMNSITPISSLVDSLRTILDEDSYVQQEGFLIKRDGFQDMQEGLDTIANRSKGLVSFVNAYRDYTNIPTPKKVLMPVSQLFENVLNLMKEDLKNAEVKIETAIKPEDLQIHCDPDLITMILINLVKNASESMQSQADRVIGLTAISQGDLGMSIQVEDSGPGIVPEALERIFVPFYSTKKTGSGIGLAISRQIMNLHRGSLQVTSIPNERTVFTLTFR; encoded by the coding sequence ATGGTCTATAAGCGGTTTTCCATAGGAGTCACGCTCCGGATTCTGGGGATCATTGTCTCACTTTTCATTGGGCTTTGGATGTATTTCCGACAAGGCTTATGGCTCGCTCCCGCCATTCTGGGGATACTAGCTCTGGCCCAGGTTTTAGAACTGATCTATTATGTCAATTCTGTAAACCACAAACTGGCGCGTTTTCTGGACTCCATCCGGTATGCGGATTTTTCCAGTTCATTTACTTCTGACAGCAAAATGGGGGAATCTTTTAAGGAAGTGAACATGTCCTTCAATGAGGTGATGGAGGTGTTCAAGCAAACCCGGGCAGAGAAGGAAGAGCAGATGCTTTTTCTGCAGGTCATCATACAGCACATCAATACCGGCATCATTTCCTTCAATGCTGAAGGCAAAATCGGTGTCATCAATAATGCCGCCAAGCACCTGCTGCAGATTCCCCAGTTTCGTGACATTTCGGATTTGGCTAAGCTATCCAAGGAACTATTGGAAAAGGTGCTGGAAATGAAACCCGGGCAGAGAATTTCGAAAAAGGTCAATTCTTCCCTTCACCTGATCATCCAGTCCACTTCCCTGAAAATGGGAGGCCAAAGCTGGACCTTGCTTTCCCTACAAAACATCAATGCCGAGCTACAGTCCAATGAACTGGAAGCCTGGCAAAATCTGACCAAAGTACTCCGACATGAGATCATGAACTCCATCACTCCTATATCCAGCCTGGTGGATTCCCTCCGGACTATTTTGGATGAGGACAGCTACGTGCAGCAGGAAGGTTTTCTGATCAAAAGAGACGGGTTCCAGGACATGCAGGAAGGGCTGGACACCATTGCAAACCGAAGTAAGGGACTGGTAAGCTTCGTAAATGCCTACCGGGACTACACCAATATTCCTACCCCTAAAAAGGTTTTGATGCCGGTCAGTCAGCTTTTTGAAAATGTACTTAATCTGATGAAGGAGGACCTGAAAAATGCTGAAGTGAAGATCGAAACCGCGATAAAACCAGAGGATCTTCAGATCCACTGTGACCCGGACCTGATCACCATGATCTTGATCAACCTGGTGAAAAACGCTTCAGAATCCATGCAGTCGCAGGCAGACCGGGTCATCGGGCTGACTGCTATCAGCCAAGGAGATCTGGGAATGAGTATTCAGGTGGAAGACTCCGGTCCAGGGATTGTACCAGAAGCATTGGAAAGAATCTTCGTGCCGTTTTACTCTACCAAAAAAACAGGGAGTGGCATAGGATTGGCCATTTCCAGACAGATCATGAACCTCCACCGAGGCAGCTTACAGGTGACTTCCATCCCCAATGAACGTACAGTATTTACCTTGACTTTCAGGTAA
- a CDS encoding sigma-54-dependent transcriptional regulator yields MSEHKTGKILIVDDNEDLLKAAKIFLKRHFAQVDTETNPDLLPILTHNESYDVIMLDMNFTKDVSSGQEGFYWLDRILELDPSAVVVLITAYGDVNLAVKAIKEGATDFVLKPWENERLLATLNSALQLRKKKMEVDLLRDQKQTLQQDMDNKFKDIIGQSEAMQKVFETIERVAVTDANVLILGENGTGKELIARAIHRNSRRSKEAFVGVDLGSITQTLFESELFGHKKGSFTDAKDDRAGRFEQAHKGTLFLDEIGNLPLPLQSKLLAALQNRQVTRVGANRPVDVNIRLISATNMPIHNMVYENGFRQDLLYRINTIEIQLPPLRERVEDIPLLADHFIAFYSKKYNKDIRKASEPLIKRMSKYHWPGNIRELQHSVERAVIMSNHNVLQPEDLFLQKMSQPEKQEESVSLEHLNIEDVERILIRKALQKHNGHITRAAEELGLTRSSLYRRLEKYGL; encoded by the coding sequence ATGAGCGAGCACAAAACCGGCAAAATCCTAATCGTAGATGATAATGAAGATCTGCTAAAAGCAGCGAAGATTTTTCTCAAAAGGCATTTTGCCCAGGTGGATACCGAGACCAACCCGGATCTGCTTCCCATTCTCACCCATAATGAGTCTTATGATGTGATCATGCTGGACATGAACTTCACCAAAGATGTGAGTTCGGGACAGGAGGGTTTTTACTGGCTGGATAGGATTCTGGAACTGGATCCTTCGGCTGTGGTGGTGCTCATTACTGCCTATGGAGATGTGAACTTAGCTGTGAAAGCCATCAAAGAAGGAGCTACCGATTTCGTCTTGAAGCCTTGGGAAAATGAACGCCTGCTAGCCACCTTGAATTCTGCCCTGCAGCTGCGCAAAAAGAAAATGGAAGTAGACCTACTTCGGGATCAAAAACAGACATTGCAGCAGGATATGGACAATAAGTTCAAGGATATCATAGGGCAAAGTGAAGCCATGCAAAAAGTCTTCGAAACCATAGAGCGAGTGGCGGTGACCGATGCCAATGTATTGATTCTGGGAGAAAACGGAACAGGAAAAGAACTAATTGCCAGAGCTATACACAGAAATTCAAGACGCTCCAAAGAAGCATTCGTAGGGGTTGACCTAGGGTCAATAACACAAACCCTTTTTGAATCAGAGCTTTTTGGCCACAAAAAAGGCTCCTTTACCGATGCTAAGGATGACAGGGCCGGTAGGTTTGAGCAGGCACATAAGGGCACTTTGTTTTTGGATGAAATCGGTAACCTCCCCCTGCCCTTGCAGAGCAAGTTACTGGCAGCACTGCAAAATCGGCAAGTGACCCGTGTGGGGGCTAACCGTCCGGTGGATGTGAACATCCGACTGATCTCAGCCACCAATATGCCTATACACAATATGGTCTATGAAAATGGCTTTCGCCAGGATTTACTTTACAGAATCAACACCATAGAAATTCAGCTACCGCCTCTTCGGGAACGAGTGGAAGACATACCGCTTTTGGCAGATCATTTTATCGCCTTTTACTCCAAAAAATACAACAAAGACATCCGCAAAGCTTCGGAGCCCCTCATAAAACGCATGAGCAAGTACCACTGGCCCGGCAACATCCGGGAGCTTCAGCATAGTGTAGAACGGGCTGTGATCATGAGCAATCATAATGTACTGCAGCCTGAGGATCTCTTTTTACAGAAAATGTCCCAGCCTGAAAAACAAGAGGAATCGGTGAGTCTGGAGCACCTGAACATAGAGGATGTAGAACGTATTTTGATCAGAAAGGCACTTCAGAAGCATAATGGACACATTACCCGTGCAGCAGAGGAACTGGGACTTACACGATCATCCCTTTATAGAAGATTAGAAAAATATGGTCTATAA
- a CDS encoding BatA domain-containing protein — translation MQFLQPILLWGLLGISIPILIHLWRGRRGQLIHWAAMHWLTSQESSVTKGFRLENLLVLFLRILALTLLVLLLSQVFLPALNQQTAERVVHLVQPDKLLAEEFRFELQQALNNGDEVYWADGDLTALSLGQLNPENKDFKLQASLDLLPQEVSKLVLYLGNSQQTVGESFYRSPIQPNLVLGTFALQGSGNEQIQFSEEVFFQVNEEGILDSISGESSGNVRAIQMDQLSYYFADIEDSEAEAIEASLEAIQDVYGLEFQEVDTEESAKLIFAQSLPKETATSKLYFVTTEFSFPTRKNLLIFSDTLDFEHAELVQNGRLPELILEKLLEFYDIEQQDAPWSLSQLSRRFLVAQDKWQEQKPNLNLLLLGLLLLCLALERYFANRQGV, via the coding sequence ATGCAGTTTCTTCAGCCTATATTGCTCTGGGGATTACTCGGAATCAGCATCCCAATTCTTATCCACTTGTGGCGGGGAAGAAGAGGTCAGCTTATTCACTGGGCAGCCATGCACTGGCTGACTTCCCAAGAAAGTAGCGTGACAAAAGGCTTTAGGTTAGAGAATTTACTCGTATTATTTCTGAGGATCTTAGCCTTGACCTTGCTGGTTTTACTGCTGAGTCAAGTGTTTTTGCCGGCCCTTAATCAGCAAACTGCCGAGCGGGTGGTTCATCTGGTGCAACCGGATAAACTTCTGGCAGAGGAATTCAGATTTGAACTTCAGCAGGCCCTGAATAATGGAGATGAGGTCTATTGGGCAGATGGGGATCTAACAGCGCTTTCACTTGGGCAATTGAACCCTGAGAATAAGGATTTTAAACTCCAGGCTTCGCTTGATTTGCTACCTCAGGAGGTTAGCAAGCTGGTTTTGTATTTAGGTAATTCCCAGCAGACAGTAGGCGAGAGCTTCTATAGGTCCCCGATACAGCCAAATTTGGTATTGGGTACTTTTGCTTTGCAAGGCAGTGGCAATGAGCAAATCCAGTTTTCCGAAGAGGTGTTTTTTCAGGTGAATGAGGAAGGAATTTTAGATTCAATTTCTGGAGAATCCAGTGGAAATGTAAGGGCAATTCAAATGGATCAGTTGAGTTATTATTTCGCTGATATTGAGGATTCAGAAGCTGAAGCAATTGAAGCGTCACTAGAAGCAATTCAGGATGTATATGGATTGGAATTTCAGGAAGTGGATACGGAGGAGTCCGCAAAGCTTATTTTTGCCCAAAGCCTACCCAAAGAAACGGCCACTTCCAAGCTATATTTTGTTACTACCGAATTCTCATTTCCTACCCGGAAAAACCTGCTGATATTTTCGGATACCCTGGATTTTGAGCATGCAGAGCTGGTGCAAAATGGTCGTTTGCCGGAGTTGATTTTGGAGAAGTTATTGGAGTTTTATGACATTGAACAGCAGGATGCTCCCTGGAGCTTATCCCAGCTTTCCAGGAGGTTTCTGGTGGCGCAGGATAAGTGGCAGGAGCAGAAGCCGAATCTAAATCTATTGCTCCTGGGATTGCTGTTGCTTTGCCTGGCATTGGAGCGATACTTTGCAAATCGTCAAGGAGTATGA
- a CDS encoding ABC transporter permease: MLRHQILLAFRSFIKSKSIFAINLFGLTIGLCTVILIMLWVKDELSVNRYHTQIDQIYQVMTNHHNSTGIVTIPYTPAEMAEAMSEELAPVEAASAFSPLIEGVALEQGDTKMNGSGFFVDQEYFQIFDHEFLAGNPERALTEINAITISETLATKLFGSPQLALGKSLKWQVFDFQNEVEVTGVYKDFGQLDVDKPDFLMAFPFFKQMLGDGAHWDNYNATAAVLLKEGTDVAAFNNQISDFIKKKEEFTNVTVFLQPYADTYLYNTYEDGKIAGGRISYVKIFSAIAVFILIIACINFMNLTTAKSMSRLKEIGVKKTMGASRGGLFTQFITESLVLSFFALLFALVAAFVLQPFFNQVTSKSLALSFQPDVVFLLLAAWLFTGLLAGIYPAIYLSKFKPVEVMKSNLKGSFGELLARKGLVVFQFSISLLLIIGITVLSKQMNYIQSQNLGYEQSHLLELNASGIQPNQMQAFLDQTKKISGVANASSLSHPLVGLASSTIGLEWEGKNPDEEVKFENISVNMGLIETMGFEMLEGRAFSPEYGEEENKIVLNEAAVQTIGFRDAVGQIVNLWGEDMEVIGVVKDFHFESLKETVKPAFIKYSPGFAQKVMVRLASNDQRATIAGISDVFQQFTGQPLSYSFMDEDYQSLYASEQRASDLAIYFGTTAIFLSCLGLFGLAAFTAEKRKKEIGVRKVMGATLTSVLTLVSKDFMALIVVAILIAVPVAWYLSNSWLQTYAFQTDLSWWIFAGSGVLLILISLITVGYQAFKAASANPVESLRSE, encoded by the coding sequence ATGCTCCGCCACCAGATCTTACTTGCCTTTAGAAGTTTTATAAAGTCGAAAAGCATTTTCGCCATCAATCTTTTTGGATTGACCATAGGGCTATGTACCGTGATCCTGATTATGCTTTGGGTCAAGGATGAATTGAGTGTAAACCGCTACCATACCCAGATAGACCAGATCTACCAGGTGATGACTAATCACCACAATTCCACCGGAATAGTGACCATTCCCTATACTCCCGCCGAAATGGCTGAGGCGATGAGTGAAGAACTTGCACCAGTGGAGGCTGCTTCGGCATTTTCCCCGCTGATTGAAGGCGTAGCCCTGGAGCAGGGGGACACCAAAATGAATGGGAGTGGCTTTTTTGTGGATCAGGAGTACTTCCAGATTTTCGACCATGAATTTCTAGCAGGAAATCCAGAAAGAGCGCTAACTGAAATCAATGCCATCACAATTTCAGAGACTTTAGCTACCAAACTCTTTGGAAGTCCTCAGTTGGCTTTGGGCAAGTCATTGAAATGGCAGGTTTTTGATTTTCAGAATGAAGTGGAAGTGACAGGTGTTTACAAGGATTTTGGGCAGCTGGATGTGGACAAACCTGATTTCCTCATGGCATTTCCCTTTTTTAAGCAAATGCTCGGAGATGGTGCCCACTGGGATAATTACAATGCGACAGCAGCAGTCCTTCTCAAGGAAGGTACAGATGTAGCTGCATTCAATAATCAGATAAGCGATTTTATTAAAAAGAAAGAAGAGTTCACCAACGTTACCGTTTTTCTTCAGCCCTATGCTGACACTTATCTTTATAATACTTATGAGGATGGAAAAATTGCTGGAGGGAGAATCAGTTATGTGAAAATATTTTCAGCTATTGCTGTTTTCATTTTGATTATCGCCTGTATCAATTTCATGAATTTGACCACAGCCAAATCCATGAGCAGACTGAAGGAAATAGGGGTTAAGAAAACTATGGGGGCTAGTCGTGGAGGACTTTTTACACAGTTTATCACTGAATCACTTGTGCTGTCCTTCTTTGCATTGCTCTTTGCCCTAGTGGCAGCCTTTGTCCTACAGCCATTTTTCAACCAAGTGACTTCCAAATCGCTGGCCTTGTCTTTTCAACCGGATGTGGTTTTCTTATTGCTGGCTGCTTGGCTTTTTACCGGCTTGCTGGCTGGGATTTATCCGGCCATTTACCTGTCCAAGTTTAAACCGGTAGAAGTGATGAAATCTAATCTCAAAGGCAGTTTTGGTGAACTGTTGGCGAGGAAAGGTCTGGTAGTATTTCAGTTTTCCATTTCACTTCTGCTGATTATTGGTATCACAGTGCTGAGCAAGCAGATGAATTATATCCAAAGCCAAAACCTAGGCTATGAGCAATCTCATTTATTGGAATTGAATGCTTCTGGAATCCAGCCCAATCAAATGCAGGCATTTCTGGATCAGACTAAAAAAATATCAGGAGTTGCGAATGCTTCCAGTTTGTCTCACCCATTGGTAGGCTTAGCAAGTTCTACCATAGGCCTGGAATGGGAAGGGAAAAATCCTGATGAAGAAGTGAAGTTTGAGAATATTTCGGTCAACATGGGATTGATTGAAACCATGGGATTTGAGATGTTGGAAGGAAGGGCTTTTTCTCCTGAGTATGGAGAGGAGGAGAATAAAATAGTTCTAAATGAGGCAGCAGTGCAAACTATTGGTTTCCGAGATGCTGTAGGACAGATCGTAAACCTATGGGGAGAGGATATGGAGGTGATAGGAGTGGTAAAAGACTTCCATTTTGAATCTTTGAAGGAAACGGTAAAACCTGCTTTTATCAAATATAGTCCGGGTTTTGCCCAGAAAGTCATGGTGCGCTTAGCTTCAAATGATCAGCGGGCAACCATTGCAGGGATTTCGGATGTCTTCCAGCAATTTACCGGTCAACCTCTCAGCTATTCCTTTATGGATGAGGATTATCAGTCGCTTTATGCTTCTGAACAGAGAGCATCTGATCTGGCTATATATTTTGGGACTACAGCCATTTTTCTTTCCTGCTTGGGTCTGTTTGGTTTGGCAGCCTTCACTGCTGAGAAGCGTAAAAAGGAAATCGGGGTAAGGAAAGTGATGGGAGCTACCTTGACGAGTGTTCTGACTTTGGTTTCCAAAGATTTCATGGCTTTGATAGTCGTAGCTATTCTGATTGCAGTGCCGGTGGCCTGGTATCTGTCCAATAGCTGGCTACAGACTTATGCCTTCCAGACGGATTTGAGCTGGTGGATATTTGCCGGATCTGGAGTGCTTTTGATTCTGATTTCTTTAATCACGGTAGGGTATCAGGCATTCAAAGCGGCCTCTGCCAATCCGGTTGAGTCTCTTCGTTCAGAGTAG